CCAAAAAGGACAAGAAGCTACCCTTATGCAAGGGTGTATGATATACTCACTCAAGAAGCTTCTAAGAAAGTTAGCATTATACCTATAGTGAAGGATGAGGGTATAGAAGGAGATAGAGACCTGGCGGTAGAACATGAAGTTGTATATGAGAGACTCAGGCTTGCAAAAGTCTGGCTTATGCCTTCAGAAAGATACGAAGTCTTGCCAGAAGATATTGCGAAGGTTTCAAGAAGCCATGAATGTATCCTATGTAGTATACGCGACTCTGTGTGTCCTGTGTTTCAAACAGGCTCTTCCTTTGGTGGTTCCCTTGTGCTTACTAGGCTTTACAAAAAACTTCATGATCCAAGAAATGCAAAGGAGGAGCAAGGTTGGTACAATAAACACACTCTAATGGCAGGGATGGTATAGGATGGCTGGTAGGGAAGATTTTGTATTTTCTTCTATTCTCATTTTTCTGAAAATTAGTATGTTCTCGTATCCAAGGTATGATATTACAGGCTTGATTTCTATTTTATCTAATCTAAGTTGTTCTTTATCAATAGGCCTACCAGCAGGATTTTTAATTTTAAACCAGAATATAGAAGAGATTTCTTGATTGCCAAACAGCTTGCTCTACTCTTCGTATATACTATCTGTGCTATTTATTTTAGCCTGTAGCATTTTACAATACCACCATCTCAAAAGTCCTATAAAGCTTGCAGGTCTAAGCTCTGCATTTTTCGGGTTCGCTCTCCCTATGAAGGCTGGTGTTATGAATTCAAGCTCAAAGGTTAGCTTTTTCATAGCCTGCCCTTTATTTTTTCTGACAAATCTATGAGTATTTTGCATATTTCTTGGCTTAAACCTTTTTCTTTCAAGTTGGTAAGGTCCTGAATTATATTATTTATTCTTTCCTCTATATCTTTAACCATACTATTAGCTTTGTCGTCTTCCACTGAAGTAAAAGCATGGGATGCTGCGTTTCTTAAATGACTAATATTAGAAGCTATATCTCTTATCATTTTTACGATTTCTTTTATGCTTTTATCTTCAATATTATCATCTTTAATATCCTGC
The Hydrogenobacter sp. genome window above contains:
- a CDS encoding RAMP superfamily CRISPR-associated protein translates to MKKLTFELEFITPAFIGRANPKNAELRPASFIGLLRWWYCKMLQAKINSTDSIYEE